One Schistocerca nitens isolate TAMUIC-IGC-003100 chromosome 1, iqSchNite1.1, whole genome shotgun sequence DNA segment encodes these proteins:
- the LOC126253692 gene encoding lens epithelium-derived growth factor-like, whose protein sequence is MKTFHPGDKVFAKVRGYPPWPARVENVVVSTPNNVKYNVFFYGTAETAVCKVEDLFLYYENKEKYGKPIKRKGFAQALAQIEGREPPPPNMPGSIPTTQSADGESEGEGDLVIDEAPRTSVSKPLVPDTAEDKKRPVKRKRVTEIGPDEQETKRTKRQSTSGNRKSINKEPLRTPETVGIQPSPQRAEIVSRSGRKIKPKKFADDDDAAAAAAAALEEGAIQTTILAADEGSSQEQKPSVKIEKSSADIEGGAKELKKTLKKNQSVRANAPSGQAVCIHINTDEEKALEGALKLKDLIEAGDIIPKTMQMYLKEESENTHGQLLIERRKSKIKWLKTELRLAQLDGAIKGCLGLLSADPDKCLQHLDELAGLSIDPLMLLKQPSLVETVRRLRHYVGNVDKWNFSEQQKAQFYPKTATIRNKAAYIYSQFKSLFTVPDNQSFWSSFTERKLKFQKVTTAFPRECVHSFIQDSK, encoded by the coding sequence ATGAAAACCTTTCATCCTGGAGACAAGGTTTTTGCAAAAGTTCGCGGATACCCACCGTGGCCTGCAAGAGTGGAAAATGTAGTAGTGTCAACTCCCAATAATGTGAAATATAATGTTTTCTTTTATGGTACTGCAGAAACAGCGGTTTGTAAAGTTGAAGACCTGTTTTTGTattatgaaaacaaagaaaaatatggaaaaccaATAAAGCGCAAAGGTTTTGCCCAGGCGTTAGCACAGATTGAGGGAAGAGAACCTCCACCTCCAAATATGCCAGGTAGTATTCCAACTACACAAAGTGCAGATGGTGAAAGTGAAGGTGAAGGAGACTTGGTCATTGATGAAGCACCGAGAACTTCTGTTTCAAAGCCATTAGTGCCTGATACTGCAGAGGACAAGAAGCGTCCTGTGAAGCGTAAACGTGTGACTGAAATTGGTCCTgatgaacaggaaacaaaacgaaCAAAGCGTCAGAGTACTTCAGGTAACCggaagtctattaacaaagaaCCTCTGCGCACTCCAGAGACTGTCGGAATACAGCCTTCTCCACAGAGAGCAGAGATTGTAAGTAGATCTGGCCGTAAAATTAAGCCAAAaaagtttgcagatgatgatgacgctgctgcagctgcagctgctgcatTAGAAGAAGGTGCCATTCAAACCACCATACTTGCTGCTGACGAAGGATCTTCTCAAGAACAAAAACCTTCAGTGAAAATTGAGAAAAGTTCTGCAGACATAGAAGGTGGTGCAAAAGAGCTTAAGAAAACTCTGAAAAAGAACCAGTCGGTGAGGGCAAATGCTCCGTCAGGTCAAGCTGTTTGCATCCATATAAATACAGATGAAGAGAAAGCTCTTGAAGGCGCCCTTAAATTGAAGGATTTAATAGAAGCAGGTGATATTATTCCAAAAACTATGCAAATGTACCTTAAAGAAGAATCAGAAAATACACATGGCCAACTGTTAATTGAACGTCGCAAGAGTAAAATTAAATGGCTCAAAACAGAACTTCGCTTGGCACAGCTTGATGGTGCAATAAAAGGATGTCTAGGTTTATTGAGTGCAGATCCTGACAAATGTTTGCAACATTTAGATGAACTTGCTGGTCTGTCTATTGATCCCTTGATGCTCCTCAAGCAACCGAGTTTAGTAGAAACTGTCAGGAGGCTTCGTCATTATGTAGGAAATGTAGACAAGTGGAATTTCTCAGAGCAACAAAAGGCACAGTTCTATCCCAAGACAGCCACAATAAGAAATAAAGCAGCCTACATCTACAGCCAGTTTAAATCACTTTTTACTGTTCCTGATAATCAGTCATTTTGGAGTTCTTTTACAGAACGCAAGCTAAAATTTCAGAAGGTTACAACAGCATTCCCTAGAGAGTGTGTCCATTCTTTCATTCAGGATTCAAAATAA